A genomic stretch from Sphingomonas sp. HDW15A includes:
- a CDS encoding serine hydrolase: MGIAVRSVGEGWRVGWRENELCPQQSVSKFWVALTAMDAVDRGRISLNDRVTLTRDDLTLFHQPIATKVLGEGTRRRLVRCSSKRSQRATIPRTTS; encoded by the coding sequence GTGGGGATCGCCGTTCGGTCGGTAGGCGAGGGCTGGAGAGTCGGCTGGCGCGAGAATGAGCTGTGCCCGCAGCAGAGCGTCAGCAAGTTCTGGGTGGCGTTGACGGCAATGGATGCCGTGGACCGCGGCCGGATCTCGCTCAACGACCGCGTAACGCTGACCCGCGATGACCTGACGTTGTTCCATCAGCCGATCGCCACCAAGGTTCTGGGGGAGGGCACACGACGACGCTTGGTGCGCTGCTCGTCGAAGCGATCACAAAGAGCGACAATACCGCGAACGACAAGCTGA
- a CDS encoding DUF6491 family protein — protein sequence MVKMQLSIVTLGIAALTLTGCNAYPPAAVAPQYAAGGERQCFYAPNVIGFRQGPDNIVYVNTNSRDYYELRTLNYCASRLDFEHRIALRSRAGSFVCSGHEAEIYVPDALGATYCPVHATRKLTPEEVAALRAQK from the coding sequence ATGGTAAAAATGCAGCTCTCTATCGTGACGCTTGGCATCGCGGCGCTGACGCTGACTGGGTGCAATGCTTATCCCCCAGCCGCGGTCGCACCCCAATATGCCGCCGGCGGCGAACGCCAGTGTTTCTATGCCCCCAACGTGATCGGCTTCCGCCAGGGGCCCGACAACATCGTCTACGTGAACACCAACAGCCGCGATTATTATGAGCTGCGAACGCTCAATTACTGCGCCTCAAGGCTCGATTTTGAACATCGGATCGCGCTTCGCTCTCGCGCCGGGAGCTTTGTCTGCTCCGGCCATGAGGCGGAAATCTATGTGCCCGATGCGCTTGGCGCGACCTATTGCCCGGTCCATGCCACACGCAAGCTTACGCCCGAGGAGGTCGCCGCGCTTCGCGCCCAGAAATGA
- a CDS encoding DUF1674 domain-containing protein yields MKRPKKPRPPAYLSPSPPIPKPEKGREELEERSPTRYGDWEKNGIAIDF; encoded by the coding sequence ATGAAACGGCCAAAGAAACCGAGACCCCCGGCCTATCTGTCGCCATCGCCGCCTATCCCGAAGCCGGAAAAGGGCCGCGAGGAGCTGGAGGAGCGAAGCCCAACGCGTTACGGTGATTGGGAAAAGAACGGGATCGCGATCGACTTCTAA
- the tsaD gene encoding tRNA (adenosine(37)-N6)-threonylcarbamoyltransferase complex transferase subunit TsaD: MTLVLGLESSCDDSAVALVSHDRQILAQAVVGQAEAHRPFGGVVPEIAARAHVDVLPGLIRQVLHEADVTIGEVDAIAATAGPGLIGGVMVALLAGKGLSLAAGKPLIAVNHLEGHALSPRLVDPNLDFPYLLLLTSGGHCQLLEVRGVGDYRRLATTIDDAAGEAFDKAAKLLGLPYPGGPAIEELAVKGDPGSVPLPRPLVGSAEPHFSFAGLKSAVQRAVASGAHRSEDIAASFQQAVVDCMVDRTARALESSDAPALVVAGGVAANQALRGALAKLAADNGRRFSVPPGWLCTDNAAMIAWAGAERLGRGLTDSLDAPARARWPLDPAGESVRGAGVKA; the protein is encoded by the coding sequence ATGACCCTGGTGCTCGGCCTCGAATCCTCCTGCGACGATAGCGCGGTCGCGCTCGTAAGCCATGATCGGCAGATTCTTGCCCAGGCGGTCGTCGGACAGGCAGAGGCGCACCGGCCATTCGGCGGGGTCGTCCCGGAAATTGCTGCCCGCGCTCATGTCGATGTCCTCCCCGGACTGATCCGCCAGGTGCTTCACGAGGCCGATGTGACCATCGGCGAGGTTGACGCCATTGCGGCAACAGCAGGCCCCGGTTTGATTGGTGGCGTGATGGTCGCTCTGCTCGCCGGCAAAGGCCTTAGCCTCGCCGCCGGCAAACCACTGATCGCCGTCAATCATCTCGAAGGTCACGCTTTGTCCCCGCGGCTGGTCGATCCTAATCTCGATTTTCCTTACCTTCTGCTACTGACCAGCGGTGGCCATTGCCAGTTGCTTGAGGTGCGCGGTGTCGGGGATTACCGGCGCCTTGCGACGACCATCGACGATGCTGCCGGAGAAGCGTTCGACAAGGCGGCAAAATTGCTCGGCCTTCCCTATCCGGGCGGTCCGGCAATCGAGGAGCTTGCAGTGAAGGGCGATCCCGGTTCCGTGCCCCTGCCGCGTCCCCTGGTCGGAAGCGCCGAGCCGCATTTTTCCTTCGCCGGTCTCAAAAGCGCGGTCCAGCGCGCTGTCGCATCGGGGGCGCATCGAAGCGAGGACATCGCTGCAAGCTTCCAGCAGGCCGTCGTCGATTGCATGGTCGACCGGACGGCGCGTGCACTTGAAAGCAGCGACGCTCCCGCCCTGGTCGTGGCCGGCGGGGTCGCTGCCAACCAGGCCCTTCGCGGCGCGCTGGCGAAGCTGGCAGCCGACAATGGCCGCCGCTTCTCAGTTCCGCCCGGCTGGCTGTGCACGGACAATGCGGCGATGATCGCCTGGGCCGGGGCCGAACGTCTCGGGCGGGGCCTCACAGATTCGCTCGACGCCCCGGCTCGGGCGCGCTGGCCGCTGGATCCGGCCGGGGAATCGGTTCGCGGTGCGGGAGTAAAGGCATGA
- the purH gene encoding bifunctional phosphoribosylaminoimidazolecarboxamide formyltransferase/IMP cyclohydrolase yields the protein MPDIVPIRRALISLSDKDGLGELAAALIARGVELVSTGGTAARLRELGHEVRDVADLTGFPEMMDGRVKTLHPVVHGGLLAVRDHAEHAAAMDAHGIGAIDLLVVNLYPFEAMVAKGADRDTTIENIDIGGPAMIRSAAKNHAFVAVLTDPADYPDFLAELAQHGGTSLAMRKRLAATAFARTGAYDSMIASWFAFADQGEAYPKSRFIVGTKAQDLRYGENPHQEAALYLPVGPSTPGVAQARQVQGKELSYNNLNDANAALELVSEFRDGPPTVVIVKHANPCGVATGDTLLEAWQGALWCDNVSAFGGIVAVNRQLDGATAAAISEIFTEVVVAPDADEEAKAVFARKKNLRLLLTGSLPDPARGGQTVAVIAGGLLIQDRDNGHVTRDMLKVVTKREPTSQELADCLFAWTVAKHVKSNAIVYAKNGITAGIGAGQMNRRDSARIAAIKAREAAETYGWGEPRTVGSAVASDAFFPFADGLLAAAEAGATAVIQPGGSIRDDEVIAAANEAGLAMVFTGMRHFRH from the coding sequence ATGCCCGATATCGTGCCGATCCGCCGAGCCCTGATTTCCCTTTCCGACAAGGATGGCCTCGGCGAACTTGCCGCGGCATTGATTGCCAGGGGCGTCGAACTCGTCTCGACCGGCGGAACGGCCGCCCGGCTCCGCGAGCTCGGGCATGAGGTCCGCGACGTCGCAGACCTGACCGGATTTCCGGAGATGATGGACGGACGGGTTAAGACGCTTCACCCGGTGGTTCACGGCGGGCTGCTCGCAGTCCGCGACCATGCCGAGCATGCCGCCGCGATGGACGCGCACGGGATCGGAGCGATCGACCTCCTGGTCGTCAACCTCTACCCGTTCGAGGCAATGGTCGCGAAGGGCGCCGACCGCGACACGACCATCGAGAATATCGACATTGGCGGGCCGGCGATGATCCGCTCGGCGGCCAAGAACCATGCGTTCGTCGCCGTCCTCACCGATCCCGCCGACTATCCGGACTTCCTCGCCGAGCTTGCGCAGCATGGCGGAACCAGTCTCGCAATGCGCAAGCGCCTCGCCGCGACTGCCTTCGCCCGCACCGGCGCTTACGATTCGATGATTGCCAGCTGGTTCGCCTTCGCCGATCAGGGCGAGGCTTATCCCAAGTCGCGGTTCATCGTCGGCACGAAGGCGCAGGACCTTCGATATGGCGAGAACCCCCACCAGGAAGCCGCGCTTTACCTACCCGTAGGACCTTCGACCCCGGGCGTTGCACAGGCCCGCCAAGTGCAGGGTAAGGAACTCAGCTACAACAACCTCAACGATGCGAATGCCGCGCTCGAGCTTGTTTCCGAATTCCGCGACGGCCCGCCCACCGTAGTTATCGTCAAGCACGCAAACCCTTGCGGCGTGGCGACCGGAGATACCCTCCTTGAAGCGTGGCAGGGCGCACTTTGGTGCGACAACGTGTCGGCGTTCGGCGGGATCGTTGCCGTCAATCGCCAGCTCGACGGTGCAACGGCAGCCGCAATCTCGGAAATCTTTACCGAAGTCGTCGTCGCGCCCGACGCGGACGAAGAAGCGAAAGCCGTGTTCGCCCGCAAGAAGAACCTGCGCCTGCTGCTGACCGGCTCGCTTCCCGATCCAGCGCGCGGTGGTCAGACGGTCGCGGTCATTGCCGGCGGCCTGCTTATCCAGGATCGCGACAACGGCCACGTCACGCGCGATATGCTCAAGGTCGTCACCAAGCGAGAGCCGACCAGCCAGGAACTGGCCGACTGCCTGTTCGCCTGGACTGTCGCCAAGCATGTCAAGTCGAATGCCATTGTTTACGCAAAGAACGGCATCACCGCCGGTATCGGGGCCGGACAGATGAATCGGCGCGATTCAGCACGGATTGCCGCCATCAAGGCACGCGAAGCGGCAGAAACCTACGGTTGGGGCGAACCGCGGACGGTCGGCTCGGCGGTCGCGTCGGACGCTTTCTTCCCCTTCGCGGACGGGCTTCTCGCAGCGGCCGAGGCCGGGGCGACGGCGGTGATCCAGCCGGGCGGATCGATCCGCGACGATGAAGTGATCGCCGCTGCCAACGAAGCGGGACTGGCGATGGTCTTCACCGGGATGCGGCACTTTCGCCATTAG
- a CDS encoding tetratricopeptide repeat protein, which translates to MATLGMSAAEREAIDRFEQDVIAPSMHALVILQFTAEWCGPCKQLNPILDKVAANYAGRGVALARIDVDRDKLIAAQFRIQSVPTVFALFQGQPVADLTQYRTEGQLTRVLDQLLAQLPIQSAETDLKAQVEPLLAMGEEVLEGGDAARAANIFQQVHDMAPDNLEVAGALARAMIAEGRQDDARTLLDSLAEPAASHAAVTRARAALELAAAPAADTSAEEARLAANPDDHEARLAVANAAIAAGNRERAADELLEIIARDRDWNDGAARQQLLKMLEAAGFDDPWGRGIRRRLSALLFT; encoded by the coding sequence GTGGCGACACTGGGAATGAGCGCGGCGGAACGGGAAGCCATCGACCGCTTCGAGCAGGACGTAATCGCGCCCTCGATGCACGCACTGGTGATCCTCCAGTTTACGGCCGAATGGTGCGGGCCCTGCAAGCAGTTGAACCCAATTCTCGACAAGGTGGCGGCTAACTACGCCGGCCGAGGCGTTGCGCTAGCGCGAATTGACGTCGATCGGGACAAGCTGATCGCGGCCCAGTTCCGAATCCAGTCGGTACCGACGGTCTTCGCGCTGTTCCAGGGTCAGCCGGTTGCGGACCTCACCCAATATCGCACGGAAGGACAACTGACCCGCGTGCTCGACCAGTTACTTGCCCAGCTCCCGATCCAGAGTGCGGAAACCGACCTCAAGGCGCAGGTCGAGCCCCTTCTGGCGATGGGCGAAGAAGTTCTGGAGGGCGGCGACGCGGCGCGCGCTGCGAACATCTTCCAACAGGTTCATGACATGGCTCCCGACAATCTCGAAGTCGCAGGGGCTTTGGCGCGAGCGATGATTGCAGAGGGCCGCCAGGACGATGCCCGCACGCTGCTCGATTCACTGGCCGAGCCGGCTGCAAGCCATGCCGCCGTGACCCGCGCACGTGCCGCGCTGGAGCTGGCGGCGGCCCCGGCCGCGGACACCAGTGCGGAAGAAGCCCGGCTTGCCGCGAATCCGGACGACCACGAAGCGCGGTTGGCGGTCGCCAACGCCGCAATCGCCGCCGGGAACCGTGAGCGCGCAGCCGACGAATTGCTTGAGATCATTGCGCGCGACCGCGACTGGAATGATGGCGCGGCGCGCCAGCAGCTTCTCAAAATGCTTGAGGCTGCCGGGTTCGACGATCCCTGGGGCCGAGGCATCCGCCGCCGCCTTTCCGCATTGCTGTTCACCTGA
- a CDS encoding heparinase II/III family protein, translating to MSASAERQKAIVGKLARGSLLSRIAGHGRRPLRLTAVPRDHVEGDRARGDALLAGRFILGDQSLSLADLDFGQLEPGDALADSIEEFSWLRDLAAASGRDRGARVAEALTGRWLVAHGTKVDSAWRPDLWGTRILFWTAYAPYVLSSRDQGYRSALLNTLARGARHLATTADKAPPGLKRITAWSGVVTASLILQGGLPRIARAESGLMRALAAAQFEDGGLMSRCPHEQVLLVDRLGLLRAAYFAAKQELPDGLESAAAAALAALHGVTMGDGALSSWQGGNPWHAARLAALIEGCGLRARPLRQARGWGYQRLSALGTIVVVDSAPPPPSAMAARGCASTLALELSDGPQRLIVNCGGPGPLPSALPAELVEALRSTAAHSVLTLDDANSTAILADGGMGKGVEDVHVERHEDNDSSRLVVAHDGYVRGYGLVHERSLRLGNDGKEVSGQDKLVPKGRKKIREVAPYAIRFHLAPGVEAVPTADGMGALIRSRGAPPWNFRCRGAMLTIEESLAIDGSGHPHATIQLVIVGETSALGTSVAWQFRRSS from the coding sequence ATGAGCGCCTCGGCGGAACGCCAAAAGGCCATCGTCGGGAAGCTCGCACGCGGTTCCTTGCTGTCCCGAATCGCTGGTCATGGGCGAAGACCGTTACGGCTGACAGCAGTCCCACGCGACCACGTAGAGGGCGATCGCGCTCGCGGCGATGCCCTGCTTGCCGGCCGCTTCATTCTAGGCGACCAGTCCCTGTCCTTAGCCGATCTCGATTTTGGCCAGCTTGAGCCTGGCGATGCCCTAGCCGATTCGATCGAGGAGTTTTCCTGGCTTCGCGATCTCGCCGCGGCTTCCGGGCGGGATCGCGGCGCGCGAGTCGCCGAAGCGCTGACCGGCCGCTGGCTGGTTGCACACGGCACCAAAGTCGATTCCGCCTGGCGTCCCGATCTCTGGGGTACCCGGATTCTTTTCTGGACGGCCTATGCGCCATACGTCCTATCGAGCCGCGACCAGGGCTATCGCTCCGCGCTCCTCAACACGCTCGCGCGCGGTGCGCGTCATCTTGCGACCACGGCCGACAAGGCTCCGCCGGGCCTAAAACGGATTACAGCCTGGTCTGGGGTCGTCACCGCCTCGCTCATCCTTCAGGGCGGCTTGCCGCGAATTGCGCGCGCGGAATCCGGCCTGATGCGCGCGCTTGCCGCGGCCCAGTTCGAGGACGGCGGCCTGATGAGCCGCTGCCCGCACGAGCAGGTGCTCCTGGTCGATCGCCTCGGTCTCCTCCGCGCTGCCTACTTCGCGGCCAAGCAGGAGCTTCCGGACGGGCTGGAAAGCGCTGCCGCCGCGGCGCTCGCCGCCCTTCACGGCGTGACGATGGGCGATGGCGCTCTTTCAAGCTGGCAGGGCGGCAACCCCTGGCATGCGGCCAGGCTCGCTGCGTTGATTGAGGGCTGTGGGCTTCGTGCTAGGCCGCTTCGACAGGCGCGCGGCTGGGGCTATCAAAGACTTTCGGCGCTGGGCACCATCGTGGTCGTCGATTCGGCTCCGCCTCCACCAAGCGCCATGGCGGCGAGAGGTTGCGCTTCGACTCTCGCACTTGAGCTCAGCGACGGTCCGCAGCGACTCATCGTCAATTGTGGCGGTCCGGGGCCGCTCCCATCCGCTCTTCCCGCCGAACTGGTCGAGGCTCTTCGGAGCACGGCCGCCCACAGCGTACTGACGCTGGACGACGCCAACTCGACCGCGATACTGGCCGACGGCGGCATGGGCAAAGGCGTTGAAGACGTCCATGTCGAGCGGCACGAGGATAATGACAGCAGCCGGCTGGTCGTCGCACACGATGGCTACGTGCGCGGCTACGGGCTGGTTCATGAGCGATCGCTTCGCCTCGGCAACGACGGCAAGGAAGTCAGCGGGCAGGACAAGCTCGTGCCCAAGGGGCGCAAGAAGATCCGCGAAGTCGCGCCATACGCCATTCGTTTCCATCTCGCGCCCGGGGTCGAGGCCGTACCGACCGCCGATGGAATGGGCGCGCTCATCCGCTCGCGAGGCGCGCCGCCTTGGAATTTCCGTTGCCGGGGCGCGATGCTGACCATTGAGGAAAGCCTGGCCATCGACGGCTCGGGCCATCCGCATGCCACGATCCAGCTCGTGATCGTCGGCGAGACTTCCGCGCTCGGAACGAGCGTCGCCTGGCAATTCCGCCGTTCGAGTTAA
- a CDS encoding uroporphyrinogen-III synthase, with product MRRLLIIRPEPGASATTAKAREMGLDAMSVPLFAVQPLTWGAIEPADYRGIVATSANAFRHGGKQLESLRALPVHAVGEATAEAAREAGFEVATVGEGGRIELGERLPAGRLLHLAGADHLAVEAAEAVAVYANIAIDPPPAIDVAEAVVMVHSPRAGRRLADLVQERGRTVIAAISDKAVQACGPGWERMAVASMPREPALLALAAKLCQNEGR from the coding sequence GTGAGGCGCCTGCTGATTATCCGGCCGGAGCCAGGCGCGAGCGCGACCACGGCCAAGGCTCGGGAAATGGGTCTGGACGCAATGTCGGTCCCGTTGTTCGCGGTTCAGCCGCTAACTTGGGGGGCAATCGAACCGGCGGACTATCGCGGCATCGTCGCTACCAGCGCCAACGCCTTCCGCCACGGGGGAAAACAGCTTGAATCGTTAAGAGCTCTGCCCGTCCACGCCGTCGGCGAAGCCACAGCCGAAGCAGCGCGGGAAGCGGGATTCGAAGTCGCCACGGTCGGCGAGGGCGGACGCATCGAACTTGGCGAGCGACTGCCGGCAGGCCGCCTGCTCCACCTTGCGGGGGCGGACCACCTGGCCGTCGAAGCGGCGGAGGCCGTGGCGGTTTATGCCAATATTGCGATTGACCCGCCGCCTGCGATCGACGTGGCCGAAGCAGTCGTGATGGTCCACAGCCCCCGCGCAGGCAGAAGACTGGCCGATCTGGTCCAGGAGAGAGGAAGGACGGTCATCGCCGCGATCAGCGACAAAGCGGTCCAGGCTTGCGGTCCGGGATGGGAGCGCATGGCAGTAGCCAGCATGCCACGGGAACCCGCTCTTCTGGCCCTTGCCGCGAAGCTGTGTCAGAACGAAGGTCGATGA
- a CDS encoding RsmB/NOP family class I SAM-dependent RNA methyltransferase, with protein MPSSSGPIPPGTPARRAALTMLDSVLRRGQTLESASGSHRVPLEAEDRRLALAIAGETLRRLPALDAMIDSRTRQILPDDSKARMVLRLALAQKLALDVPDHAIVATALPLVDGGPRRLVHGVLGALLRGVLQTSSPLPQPVEGRWRNAWGQEVVEAARRSILQRPPLDLSFRDEAGAQEFPLGMSLASKHRRIESAAVPGLPGYDEGGWWVQDLASSLPARLIPQSANTVLDLCAAPGGKTMQLAAAGHDVTALDRSKSRLARLRDNLARTGLAATTVVADALEWSNGGLFDAVLLDAPCSASGTFRRHPEVLYRARQAIIAESAELQAQLLDRAAACVRVGGSLVYAVCSLEPEEGESQLRSFLDRHPHFRLEPAGVDILGIAPSPEGWLRILPGMLEEQGGLDGFFTAHLVRDG; from the coding sequence ATGCCAAGTTCGTCAGGCCCGATACCTCCGGGTACTCCCGCGCGCCGCGCCGCCCTCACCATGCTCGATTCAGTGTTGCGGCGCGGGCAAACCCTGGAGTCCGCTTCCGGGTCGCATCGCGTCCCGCTCGAAGCGGAAGACCGGCGGCTGGCGCTGGCGATCGCCGGCGAGACACTTCGCCGCCTTCCGGCGCTCGACGCCATGATCGATTCGCGCACGCGACAGATCCTGCCGGACGACAGCAAGGCGCGAATGGTGCTGCGGCTTGCGCTCGCCCAGAAGCTGGCGCTGGACGTCCCCGATCATGCCATCGTCGCCACGGCCCTGCCGCTTGTTGACGGAGGACCACGCCGCTTGGTTCACGGCGTTCTGGGCGCCTTGCTGCGCGGCGTGCTGCAGACTTCGTCTCCGCTTCCGCAGCCGGTCGAGGGCCGCTGGCGCAACGCGTGGGGGCAGGAGGTCGTCGAGGCGGCCCGGCGCTCCATCCTCCAGCGTCCTCCGCTCGATCTCAGCTTTCGCGACGAAGCGGGGGCGCAGGAATTTCCGCTCGGAATGTCGCTCGCTTCGAAGCACCGCCGGATCGAATCCGCTGCGGTGCCCGGCCTTCCCGGCTATGACGAGGGCGGCTGGTGGGTGCAGGACCTTGCATCGTCCCTTCCCGCACGACTGATCCCCCAATCGGCGAACACGGTTCTCGATCTCTGTGCCGCGCCTGGCGGGAAGACGATGCAGCTCGCGGCGGCCGGCCATGATGTGACCGCCCTCGACCGCTCGAAAAGTCGTCTGGCACGACTGCGCGACAATCTTGCACGCACCGGCCTTGCCGCGACCACAGTCGTCGCCGACGCGCTGGAATGGAGCAATGGCGGCCTGTTCGACGCCGTCCTGCTTGATGCGCCGTGCTCGGCAAGCGGCACTTTCCGGCGCCATCCCGAAGTCCTCTACCGCGCGCGTCAAGCGATCATCGCCGAAAGCGCCGAACTTCAAGCGCAGCTGCTCGACCGCGCCGCCGCCTGCGTTCGCGTCGGCGGCAGCCTCGTCTACGCGGTTTGCAGCCTTGAGCCGGAAGAAGGGGAATCACAGCTCCGTTCCTTCCTCGATCGCCACCCTCATTTTCGTCTCGAGCCAGCCGGTGTCGACATCCTCGGCATTGCGCCGTCCCCTGAGGGCTGGCTGCGCATCCTTCCCGGCATGTTGGAAGAACAGGGCGGGCTCGACGGCTTCTTTACCGCGCACCTTGTCCGCGACGGTTAA
- the hemC gene encoding hydroxymethylbilane synthase, with product MAQAKAVAAALEKAHGWPTGSVEIRAIRTSGDRIQDRPIAEVGGKALWTKELDLMLSAEETDFSVHSMKDVESERPAEFTIAAMLPRADVRDRLIGASAIEALPHGATVGTSSPRRKAQLLHCRPDLHIMPIRGNVQTRLDKIERGDADATLLAAAGLDRLDMAEGSPIPLDVILPAPGQAAIGVECRTADERIRALLDAINDAPTCRCVAAERAFSRRLGATCHSPVAALAELTGDRLRFRADLFSPDGTERVTEESVIDLPEEAAAIADTMLASAPPSIRAVFGGVS from the coding sequence ATGGCACAGGCAAAGGCCGTAGCAGCGGCGCTCGAGAAAGCGCACGGCTGGCCCACGGGCAGTGTCGAGATCCGGGCCATTCGCACCAGCGGCGACCGAATCCAGGATCGCCCAATTGCAGAAGTCGGCGGCAAGGCCTTGTGGACCAAGGAGCTCGACTTAATGCTTTCGGCAGAGGAAACGGACTTTTCGGTTCACTCGATGAAGGACGTCGAAAGCGAACGGCCCGCCGAATTCACGATTGCCGCGATGCTTCCACGAGCCGACGTTCGCGACCGGCTAATCGGCGCGAGCGCAATCGAGGCGCTCCCCCACGGCGCGACAGTCGGCACTTCGAGCCCACGGCGCAAGGCGCAACTGCTCCATTGCCGGCCCGACCTGCACATCATGCCGATACGCGGCAACGTCCAGACCCGGCTCGACAAGATCGAACGCGGCGACGCGGACGCGACGCTGCTCGCTGCCGCGGGTCTCGATCGACTGGACATGGCCGAAGGCAGCCCGATCCCGCTCGACGTTATCCTTCCCGCTCCGGGCCAGGCGGCAATCGGCGTCGAATGCCGAACCGCCGACGAACGTATCCGCGCGCTTCTCGATGCCATCAATGATGCTCCAACGTGTCGATGCGTCGCTGCCGAGCGGGCGTTCAGCAGGCGTCTGGGCGCAACGTGCCATTCGCCGGTCGCTGCCCTTGCCGAGCTGACGGGTGACCGACTTCGCTTTCGAGCCGACCTCTTCAGCCCGGACGGAACGGAGCGCGTCACCGAGGAGAGCGTCATCGACCTACCGGAAGAGGCCGCCGCGATCGCCGATACGATGCTGGCAAGCGCGCCGCCAAGCATACGTGCGGTCTTCGGAGGCGTGTCGTGA
- a CDS encoding 2OG-Fe(II) oxygenase, with amino-acid sequence MSPGDRLRVQLGVQRFPSPKLELFVVRDFLDDETCASLIDRIDARRRPSEIADDQGIADFRTSETCDLDSSDSVVAKVDQAIAALLGLPLANGEPIQGQRYALGQEFKPHTDTFEVNGADYYRHCAESGNRSWTAMIYLNWPEDGGATRFKTIGKTIQPETGKLLAWNNLLPDGRPNQATLHQGMKVRRGTKYIVTKWFRERPFRT; translated from the coding sequence ATGAGTCCGGGGGATCGGCTTCGCGTGCAACTCGGCGTCCAGCGCTTTCCGTCCCCGAAGCTGGAGCTGTTCGTCGTCCGCGATTTCCTGGACGATGAGACCTGCGCATCTCTGATCGACCGTATCGATGCCCGTCGCCGGCCAAGCGAAATCGCCGACGACCAGGGTATCGCCGATTTCCGGACGAGCGAGACGTGCGATCTCGACTCCTCCGACTCAGTCGTAGCCAAGGTCGATCAGGCGATTGCCGCGCTGCTTGGCCTTCCGCTGGCGAACGGGGAGCCGATCCAGGGCCAGCGCTACGCCCTAGGCCAGGAATTCAAGCCCCATACCGACACGTTCGAGGTCAATGGCGCAGATTATTACCGGCACTGCGCCGAAAGCGGCAACCGCAGCTGGACGGCGATGATCTATCTCAACTGGCCGGAAGATGGCGGCGCGACGCGCTTCAAGACGATTGGCAAGACGATCCAGCCCGAGACCGGCAAGCTTCTCGCATGGAACAATTTGCTGCCCGATGGAAGACCGAATCAGGCGACGCTTCATCAAGGCATGAAGGTTCGGCGCGGCACCAAATACATCGTCACCAAGTGGTTTCGGGAGCGACCTTTCAGGACGTGA